CGGCACTTTGCTGACTAAATTACTGAACAGCGTCGGGATATCGCTGTAGTCATTGGGGTCGCCCTGGCGAAAATAGAGTTCTGGCGCAACGGCCAGATAACCCTCCAGCGCCAGGCGGCGGCAGAGGTCGCGAATGTGCTCGTGAACGCCAAAAATCTCCTGAACCACAATCACGATCGGCAGCGGACCCTCCGCCGATTCTGGCCGCGCGTGATAAGCAGGCATATTCTCTCCCTGCGTGGGAATCGAGGTTTCGCCAGCGGTAATCGCCTCTTCAGGCGTTGAGACGAGGGTGGAAGCATGAGGGGCCGCAGCAGGTGCAAAGCCGGTTTTTTCAGTCATGGCATTCTCCGTACCAATGAGTTAGCGCAAAGGTAAATATAGACACCAGGTTAACAATCCACAGTGCCTGATACGGTCTATCTTTTGTGCAGTGTCCCACGATATAACTTGTTAATGTGATGTAAATCACTATTTGACGGAAATTAACTGCAATCATTTTCATTCATGGTGAGATGTGTCACGAAATTCAGCGCTTTGCTTCTGTAAAGTACCTTTTTACTTCTTCTGACTAACCGACCCACAGAGGAGTCACCTATGTCTAAGTCTGATGTTTTTCATCTCGGCCTCACTAAAAACGATTTACAAGGGGCTACGCTGGCTATCGTCCCTGGCGATCCTGAGCGTGTGGAAAAGATCGCCGCGCTGATGGATAAGCCGGTTAAGCTGGCAGCCCATCGTGAATTTACCACCTGGCGCGCGGAGCTGGATGGCAAAGCGGTCATCGTCTGCTCTACCGGTATCGGTGGCCCGTCGACCTCTATCGCTGTTGAAGAACTCGCTCAGCTGGGCATTCGGACTTTCCTGCGTATTGGTACCACGGGCGCCATTCAGCCACACATCAACGTGGGTGACGTGCTGGTCACGACCGCATCCGTGCGTCTGGATGGTGCAAGCCTGCACTTTGCGCCGATGGAGTTCCCGGCCGTCGCTGATTTTGAATGTACCACTGCGCTGGTGGACGCGGCGAAATCCATTGGTGCCACCACGCACGTGGGCGTCACTGCCTCTTCAGACACCTTCTATCCGGGCCAGGAGCGTTACGACACCTTCTCTGGCCGCGTGGTCAGCCGCTTTAAAGGCTCCATGGAAGAGTGGCAGTCAATGGGCGTGATGAACTACGAAATGGAGTCTGCAACCCTGCTGACCATGTGTGCCAGTCAGGGCCTGCGTGCCGGTATGGTGGCGGGCGTTATCGTTAACCGCACCCAGCAGGAGATCCCGAACGCTGAGACCATGAAGCAGACCGAAAGTCATGCGGTGAAAATCGTGGTTGAAGCGGCTCGCCGCCTGATCTAATCCTCTCTTCTGAGATAAAAGGCCGACACGTTCGGCCTTTTCTTTTTGCGTAGCGCCTCGCAGGAAAACCCTTTCAAACTGGACGTTTATACAGCACAATTCTATTTTATGCGGGAAATTCGTTGATGCAGGGGGCAGTGTGGATATCTCTATCCTGATTTATGCAGTGGTTGCGCTGGTGAGCGTGGGCGTAGGCTGGCTGATCGCCAGCTACCAGCACGCGCAGCAAAAGGCCGACCAGCTGGCAGAGCGTGAAGAGATGGTTGCCGAACTAAGCGCGGTAAAACAACAGCTTGCCCAAAGTGGTCACTGGCGCGACGAGTGCGAGCTGCTTAATAACGAAGTGCGCAATCTGCGTGATATCAACACCTCGCTGGAAGCCGATCTTCGCGAAGTGACTACCCGCCTTGAATCTACCCAGCTGCACGCTGAAGACAAAATCCGCCAGATGATCAACAGCGAACAACGCCTGAGCGAGCAGTTTGAGAACCTCGCGAACCGCATTTTCGAGCACAGCAACCGCCGCGTTGACGAACAAAACCGCCAAAGCCTGAACAGCCTGCTGACGCCCCTGCGCGAACAGCTTGATGGCTTTCGCCGCCAGGTGCAGGACAGCTTTGGCATGGAGGCGCGAGAGCGCCACACCCTGGCCCATGAAATTCGTAACCTCCAGCAGCTGAACGCCCAGATGGCGCAGGAAGCCATCAACCTGACGCGCGCGCTGAAAGGCGATAACAAAGCGCAGGGCAACTGGGGCGAAGTGGTGCTGACCCGCGTGCTGGAAGCCTCTGGCCTGCGGGAAGGGCATGAATACGAGACGCAGGTCAGCATTGAAAACGATGCCCGCTCGCGCATGCAGCCGGATGTGATTGTCCGCCTGCCGCAGGGCAAGGACGTGGTGATTGATGCCAAAATGACGCTGGTGGCGTATGAACGCTACTTCAACGCGGACGATGACTACACCCGCGAATCGGCCCTGCAGGAGCATATCGCGTCGGTGCGTAACCACATTCGTCTGCTGGGCCGCAAAGACTACCAGCAGCTGCCGGGGCTGCGTTCGCTGGACTACGTGCTCATGTTTATCCCGGTCGAACCCGCGTTTCTGCTGGCGCTCGACAGACAGCCCGAACTGATAACGGAAGCGCTGAAAAATAACATTATGCTGGTCAGCCCTACCACGCTGCTGGTGGCCTTGCGCACCATTGCTAACCTGTGGCGCTACGAGCACCAGAGCCGCAATGCGCAGCAGATCGCCGACCGTGCCAGCAAGCTGTACGACAAAATGCGCCTGTTTGTGGACGACATGTCCTCCGTAGGGCAAAGCCTGGATCGCGCCCAGGATAATTACCGCCAGGCGATGAAAAAACTCGCCTCCGGTCGCGGCAATCTTCTGGCTCAGGCGGAGGCGTTCCGCAGCATGGGGGTGGAAGTGAAGCGCGAGATTAATCCGGAACTGGTTGAACAAGCCACGGCGCAGGACGAAGAATTTCGCCTGCGTGAAGGGGCTGGTGAACAAAAGACATCCAGCGAAGACAATGATTTAGCGGCGGGATTATCCGCAGATGAGCAGCCGACGCGTTTCTATCACGGTGGTTGAATCGTAGGGCAAATGCGCCCAATCTGTTACACTTCACAAACATTTTACTGATTAGCAGGCTCTGAGATGGTTGACGATTCACAAGACACAACGCACTTTGGCTTTCAGACTGTCGCCAAAGCGCAGAAAGCTGACATGGTGGCCCACGTATTTCATTCCGTGGCGGCGAAGTACGATGTGATGAATGACTTGATGTCATTCGGTATTCATCGCTTGTGGAAGCGCTTCACCATCGACTGTAGCGGCGTGCGTCGCGGTCAGACTGTACTGGATTTGGCAGGTGGCACGGGCGACTTAACGGCTAAATTCTCCCGCCTGGTGGGGGAAACCGGTCGCGTTGTGCTGGCAGATATCAACGACTCCATGTTGAAAATGGGGCGCGAGAAGCTGCGTAACATCGGGGTTGTCGGCAACGTCGAATACGTGCAGGCAAATGCCGAAGCGCTGCCGTTCCCGGACAACACCTTTGACTGTATCACTATCTCGTTTGGCCTGCGTAACGTCACCGATAAAGACAAAGCGCTGCGCTCTATGTACCGCGTGCTGAAGCCGGGCGGACGCCTGCTGGTGCTGGAGTTCTCCAAACCGATTATCGATCCGCTGAGCAAAGCTTACGACGCCTACTCCTTCCACGTTCTGCCACGCATTGGTGAGCTGGTGGCAAACGATGCAGAGAGCTACCGCTACCTTGCGGAATCTATTCGTATGCACCCCGATCAGGACACCCTGAAGGCGATGATGCAGGATGCAGGTCTCGAAAACGTAGAGTACTTCAACATGACGGCGGGCGTCGTCGCGCTGCATCGCGGTTACAAGTTCTGAGTGGAGGTCTTCTGTGCCCTTTAAACCCTTAGTCACTGCAGGCATTGAGAATGTACTGAACGCCTTTCTGTACCGCGCGCCTGCGCTGAAAGCTGCGCGCCAGCGGCTGAACGGCAAGGTTCTGCGCATTGCGTTAAAAGAGTTCTCGACCCCGCTTGTGCTGGTTTTCAGCGAACGCCAGCTTGACGTTCTGGGTGAGTGGGAAGGCGAGGCTGATTGCGCCGTTATCACGCACATGAGCGTGCTGCCAAAACTGCGCGATCGTCAGCAGCTCACGGCGCTGATCCGCAGCGGTGAGCTGGAGGTTGAAGGTGACATCCAGGTTGTGCAGAACTTCGTTGCACTCAGCGATCTCGCCGAGTTTGACCCGGCAGAGTTGCTCGCGCCGTATATCGGCGACATTGCAGCCGAAGGGATCGGCAAAGCCATTCAGGGCGGGACGGCGATCCTGCGTAAAACGCTGCAACGACAGCAGCGCTATGCAGCGGAAGTGTTAACCGAAGAGTGGCGTATGGCACCGGGACCGCTGGAAGTGGCATGGTTTGCAGAAGAGACGGCGGCCGTAGAACGTGCGGTTGATGCGTTAACCAAACGGCTGGAAAAACTGGAGGGCAAATGACGCCTGGTGAAATTCGGCGCCTCTACTTTATCGTTCAGACATTTTTGAGTTACGGGCTCGACGAGCTTATCCCCAAAATGCGTATCACGCTGCCGCTTCGTCTCTGGCGGCGAACGTTGTTCTGGATGCCCAATCGCCATAAAGACCAGGAGTTAGGTGAACGCCTGCGTCTGGCGTTACAGGAGCTTGGCCCGGTCTGGATTAAGTTCGGGCAGATGCTCTCGACCCGTCGCGACCTTTTCCCGCCACAAATTGCCGATCAGCTTGCGCTCCTGCAGGATCGCGTTGCGCCGTTTGACGGCGCACGGGCCAAAAAGCAGATTGAACAGGCTATGGGCAACATTCCTGTTGAAACCTGGTTTGATGATTTTGACATTCAGCCGCTTGCCTCGGCCTCTATCGCTCAGGTGCATACCGCGCGCCTGAAAGAGAACGGCAAAGAGGTGGTAATCAAGGTTATCCGCCCTGATATCCTGCCGATTATCAGAGCCGATATGAAGCTTATCTATCGCCTTGCGCGCTGGGTACCGCGTCTGCTGCCTGACGGACGTCGTCTACGTCCGCTGGAAGTGGTGCGTGAATATGAAAAAACGCTGATTGATGAACTCAATCTGCTGCGTGAATCCGCGAACGCCATTCAGCTGCGCCGCAACTTTGAAGGCAGCCCGATGCTCTACGTGCCGGAGGTCTACTCAGACTATTGCAGCGAAGGCATGATGGTGATGGAGCGCATCTACGGCATTCCTGTTTCCGATGTGGTTGCGCTGGAAAAGCAGGGAACCAACATGAAGCTGCTGGCCGAGCGCGGGGTTCAGGTCTTCTTTACTCAGGTCTTCCGCGACAGCTTCTTCCATGCGGATATGCACCCGGGCAACATTTTTGTCAGCTACGAACACCCTGAAAACCCGAAATACATCGGTATCGACTGCGGTATAGTCGGCTCGCTGAACAAAGAAGATAAACGCTACCTCGCAGAGAACTTTATCGCGTTCTTTAACCGCGATTACCGCAAAGTGGCTGAACTGCACGTTGATTCCGGCTGGGTTCCGCCGGATACCAACGTTGAAGAATTTGAGTTTGCGATCCGTACGGTCTGTGAACCGATTTTTGAAAAACCGCTGTCGGAGATCTCTTTCGGCCACGTTTTACTCAATCTGTTTAATACGGCGCGTCGCTTCAACATGGAAGTGCAGCCTCAATTAGTTTTACTTCAGAAAACACTACTTTACGTTGAGGGCGTAGGCCGCCAGCTCTATCCTCAGTTAGACTTGTGGAAAACGGCGAAGCCTTTCCTTGAATCGTGGATTAAAGATCAGGTCGGTATTCCGGCGCTGGTTCGCTCCTTAAAAGAGAAAGGACCGTTCTGGATTGAAAAAATGCCTGAAATTCCTGAACTGGTTTACGACAGTTTGCGTCAGAGCAAGAACCTTCAGCACAGCATGGATACAATCGCCCACGAGCTTAAAACCAGTCGTGCACGTCAGGGTCAGTCACGTTATCTCTTTGGGATAGGGGCGACGCTACTGCTAAGCGGCACGCTGCTGCTGATCAATCGCCCGGACTGGGAGATGATGCCCGCCTGGCTGATGGCCGCGGGCGTCGTGGTCTGGCTCGCTGGCTGGAGAAAAACGCGCTGAATTAGCATCGCTATCGACAGGTTGCATACGTATAATGCGACCTGATTAATTAATCATCTATCACTGGGGAACACGTATGGGTGGTATCAGTATCTGGCAATTGTTAATCATTGCCGTCATCGTCGTACTGCTGTTTGGTACGAAGAAACTCGGTTCTATCGGTTCCGATCTGGGTGCATCTATCAAAGGCTTTAAGAAAGCCATGGGCGATGATGAAAGTAAGCAGGACAAAGCCAGCCAGGATGCGGACTTCACTGCTAAAACCATCGCTGATAAGCAAGATGAAGCCAAAAAGGAAGACGCAAAACGCCACGATAAAGAGCAGGTGTAATTCGTGTTCGATATTGGTTTTGGTGAGTTACTGCTGGTCTTCGTGATTGGCCTGATTGTACTGGGGCCGCAACGTTTACCCGTCGCGGTAAAAACTGTTGCGGGTTGGGTGCGTGCGCTGCGCTCGCTGGCTACGACGGTACAAAACGAGCTGGCACAGGAGCTTAAGCTCCAGGAATTTCAGGACAGCCTGAAAAAGGTTGAGAAGGCGAGCATGGACAACCTGACGCCGGAGCTGAAAGCCTCGATGGACGAACTGCGCGAAGCGGCGGAATCCATGAAGCGGTCTTACAGCATTAACGATCCTGAAAAGGCGAGCGATGAAGCTAACACCATCCATAACCCGGTGGTGAAAGGCAGCGAAGAACAGCGTGAGGGCGTAACGCCATCAAGCGCTGAGCATCAGGCCGCTGCGCCTGAGCAGACGCCGCAGGAATCCGAAGTGAAAAAACCGGTGCAGCCGGAAGAGCCCGTGGTAAAAGCGGCTGAAGCAAAGCCCGCTGCCCCCGTTTCCGAATCATCCCCTTCGTCGAGTGATAAAGCGTAAACATGGCAGTAGATGATACTCAACCGCTCATTGCGCACCTGATTGAGCTGCGTAAGCGCCTGTTAAACTGCATTATTGCGGTTTTCCTCATTTTCCTGTGCCTGGTCTATTTTGCTAATGACATCTATCAGGTGGTCTCCGCGCCGCTGATTAAGCAAATGCCGCTGGGTGCAACGATGATCGCAACGGACGTTGCGTCACCGTTCTTTACCCCGATTAAGCTGACATTCTGGGTGTCGCTGATCGCCTCTGCGCCGGTCATTCTGTATCAGGTCTGGGCGTTTGTGGCGCCTGCGCTGTACAGACACGAACGCAAGCTGGTGATCCCGCTGCTGGTGTCCAGCTCCCTGCTGTTCTATATCGGCATGGCGTTCGCCTATTTCGTGGTCTTCCCGCTGGCCTTTGGCTTCCTGACGCATACCGCGCCGGTGGGCGTTCAGGTGTCGACGGATATTGCCAGCTACCTCAGCTTCGTTATGGCGCTGTTCATGGCGTTTGGCGTGGCGTTTGAAGTGCCGGTAGCCATTGTGCTGCTCTGCTGGGTGGGCGTCACCACGCCTGAAGATCTGCGCAAAAAGCGCCCGTATATCCTGGTCGGGGCATTTGTTGTGGGCATGCTGCTGACGCCGCCGGACGTTTTCTCCCAAACGCTGCTGGCTATACCGATGTACTGCCTGTTTGAAGTCGGGGTGTTCTTCTCGCGCTTCTATGTAGGTAAAGGACGTCGGCAGAATGAAGAAGACGACGAGTCTGAACAGACCACAGAAGAATAAAACCAGCCGCCCGTCAGGGCGGTTGTCATATGGGGAAGCGCATGTTTGATATTGGACTCAATCTCACCAGCCCGCAGTTTGCCAAAGATGTCGACGACGTCGTCGCGCGCGCGTTTGCCGCAGGGGTAAAAGGCCTGTTGCTGACGGGGACCAACCTGCATGAGAGCGAGCAGGCGCAGCAACTGGCGCAACGTTATGACCATTGCTGGTCAACGGCAGGGGTACACCCTCACGACAGCAGTCACTGGACGGATCGCAGCGCTGAAACGCTCCGTCAGTTGGCGATGACGCCTGAGGTGGTCGCCATCGGTGAGTGCGGTCTCGATTTTAACCGCAACTTTTCAACGCCTGATGAGCAGGAACGGGCCTTTACCGCCCAGCTTGCTCTGGCAGCCGAGCTGGAAATGCCGGTCTTTATGCATTGCCGCGACGCCCACGAACGTTTCCTCACGCTGCTGGAGCCGTGGCTTGATAAGCTGCCGGGGGCCGTGTTGCACTGTTTTACCGGATCGCGGCAGGAGGCACTTGAGTGCCTGCAGCGTGGGCTGTATTTGGGGATAACCGGCTGGGTTTGCGATGAGCGTCGTGGGCTTGAACTGCGCGACTTACTGCCCATTATTCCGGCTGACCGCCTGCTGGTTGAAACGGATGCGCCCTATTTATTGCCGCGCGATATAAAGCCCAAACCGGCCTCTCGGCGTAACGAACCGGCCTGGCTGGGGCATATCGTTGAGCGCGTGGCGCACTGGCGCGGGGACGATCCGCAGTGGCTGTCAGCGCAAACGGACGACAACGTTCGCCGCCTGTTTGGGATAACGTTTTAAACTTTGCGGAAGTCGGTGTTTTTGACGCTTTGCAGCACCTGTTTATTCAGCAGGTTTAGCAGCAGCATGGAGCGAGCTTCACCATCCGGCTCAGAGAAGATAGCCTGAAGGCCCTCAAACGCGCCTTCGGTGATCACCACGCTGTCGCCCGCATAGGGCGTTTCCGGGTCGGTTATTCCTTCCGGTTGCTGATAGACCGATAGCTGATGGATAACCGTTGAGGGGACCGTCGCGGGGCTGGCACCAAAACGCACAAAGTGGCTGACGCCGCGCGTGGCGCTGATGGTCGTAGTGTGGATGACTTCCGGGTCGAATTCGACGAACAGATAGTTTGGGAACAGAGGTTCGCTGACGAGGGCGCGTTTGCCACGCTGCATTTTTTCAAGCGTGATCACGGGCGTCAGGCAGTTCACAGACTGACGTTCCAGATGTTCCTGCGCGCGTTGAAGTTGCCCGCGTTTGCAATACAGTAAATACCAGGCCTGCATAATCACTCTTTCCCTTTATTCGGGGCGCAAGCATACCAAAATCCAGGTGGGATCGCTAAGGTGATTATAATGGCCGCAAAGGAAGTAAGTCGCAGAAATTCACCCCAATTTAACAAAATTACAGCATCACGCAGGCTTACGCCGTATAATGAAGCGCTTACAGAGAGGCCATGACTAACTGCATGAAATACCACGATCTACGCGACTTCCTGGCACTGCTGGAAAAGCAGGGCGAACTCAAACGCATTACGCTTCCTGTCGATCCCTGTCTGGAGATGACAGAAATTGCCGACCGCACCCTGCGTGCCGGTGGCCCCGCTTTGTTGTTTGAAAATCCAAAAGGCTATTCCATGCCGGTGCTGTGCAACCTGTTCGGCACACCGCGTCGCGTGGCGATGGGGATGGGGCAAGAGGATGTCACGGCGCTACGTGAAGTGGGCAAACTGCTGGCCTTTCTGAAAGAGCCTGAACCACCAAAAGGCTTCCGCGATTTATTCGACAAACTGCCGCAGTTTAAGCAGGTGTTGAACATGCCAACCAAACGCCTGCGCGGTGCGCCGTGCCAGCAGAAAGTGCTGGAAGGCGACGCGGTTGATCTGACAAAAATCCCGATTATGCAGTGCTGGCCCGAAGATGCCGCACCGCTCATTACCTGGGGCCTGACCGTAACGTGTGGCCCGCACAAAGAGCGCCAGAATCTCGGCATTTATCGCCAGCAGCGGATTGGAAAAAACAAACTCATCATGCGCTGGTTGTCCCATCGCGGTGGCGCACTGGACTTCCAGGAGTGGTGTGCAGCGCATCCCGGCGAGCGTTTTCCTGTTTCTGTCGCGCTGGGTGCTGACCCGGCGACGATCCTTGGGGCGGTCACACCCGTGCCGGATACGCTCTCCGAATACGCCTTTGCGGGACTTTTGCGCGGCACGAAAACCGAAGTGGTGAAGTGCATCTCTAATGACCTTGAAGTGCCGGCCAGCGCTGAGATTGTCCTCGAGGGTTACATTGAGCAGGGCGAGCTGGCACCGGAAGGGCCATACGGCGACCACACGGGCTATTACAACGAAGTGGATAACTTCCCGGTGTTTACCGTAACGCACATTACCCAGCGTGACGATCCGATTTACCACTCGACCTATACGGGCCGTCCACCGGATGAACCGGCTGTGCTGGGCGTGGCGCTGAACGAAGTGTTTGTGCCGATCCTGCAAAAGCAGTTCCCGGAAATCGTTGATTTCTATCTGCCGCCGGAAGGGTGCTCTTACCGCCTGGCCGTTGTGACCATCAAAAAGCAGTATGCTGGTCATGCTAAACGCGTGATGATGGGCGTATGGTCTTTCCTGCGCCAGTTTATGTATACCAAATTTGTGATTGTCTGCGATGATGACGTCAATGCCCGCGACTGGAATGATGTTATCTGGGCCATTACTACGCGTATGGATCCGGCGCGCGACACGGTGCTGGTGGAAAACACACCGATTGATTATCTGGATTTTGCCTCGCCGGTTTCCGGCCTTGGCTCAAAGATGGGACTGGATGCCACGAATAAATGGCCTGGCGAAACCGACCGTGAATGGGGTCGCCCGATCGAAAAAGATCCTGCCGTGACCGCGCGCATTGACGCGATCTGGGACGAGCTGGCCATAATGAGTAACGGTAAAACTGAATCTGACCGTTAAGCCCTATAGACTTCCCGACAGAGAGAGCGAATGACAACCTTAAGCTGTAAAGTGACTTCGGTAGATGCCATTACCGACACCGTATATCGCGTCCGTTTAACGCCTGAAGCGCCATTCTCTTTCCGCGCTGGTCAGTACTTAATGGTTGTGATGGATGAGCGCGATAAGCGTCCTTTCTCGATGGCTTCAACGCCTGCTGAGCAGGAATTTATTGAGCTGCATATCGGTGCGTCAGAGCTTAACCTGTATGCGATGGCGGTGATGGATCGCATTCTGAAGGAGCGTGAAATCGTCGTGGATATTCCACACGGTGAAGCCTGGTTGCGTGATGACGAAGAGCGTCCCCTGATCCTGATTGCCGGTGGCACCGGCTTCTCCTACGTGCGTTCGATTCTGCTGACCGCGCTGGCGCGCAACCCGAATCGTGATATCACGATTTACTGGGGCGGCCGTGAAGAGAAGCATCTGTACGATCTGTCTGAACTGGAAGCGCTGAGCGTAACCCATCCGAACCTGCGCATTGAGCCAGTTGTTGAGCAGCCTGAAGAGGGCTGGCGTGGACGCAACGGGACGGTGTTAACGGCGGTACTGCAGGATTACGGTACGCTGGCGGGGCACGATATCTATATTGCCGGTCGTTTCGAAATGGCGAAAATTGCCCGTGACCTGTTCTGCAATGAACGCGATGCGCGTGAGGACCGTCTCTTCGGCGATGCGTTTGCGTTCATTTAAATAAAAAAACCCGCCCCTGACAGGCGGGAAGAACGGCAACTAAACTGTCTTTCTTCGCCAATGACGCCATAACTGCGTTGGCTGCGCTCGTTCACCCGAATCACTTACTTGAGTAAGCTCATCGGGATTCGCTCGCTTGCCGCCTTGTTCTGACGCCATTGGCTTTGAGATACTTTTCCTGATTTACACTCTTTCAAATACCGTCGCGATACCCTGACCCAGCCCGATACACATTGTTGCCAGGCCAAACTGGGCATCTTTGCGTTCCATCAGGTTAATCAGCGTGGTGCTGATACGCGCGCCGGA
This region of Enterobacter cancerogenus genomic DNA includes:
- the ubiB gene encoding ubiquinone biosynthesis regulatory protein kinase UbiB produces the protein MTPGEIRRLYFIVQTFLSYGLDELIPKMRITLPLRLWRRTLFWMPNRHKDQELGERLRLALQELGPVWIKFGQMLSTRRDLFPPQIADQLALLQDRVAPFDGARAKKQIEQAMGNIPVETWFDDFDIQPLASASIAQVHTARLKENGKEVVIKVIRPDILPIIRADMKLIYRLARWVPRLLPDGRRLRPLEVVREYEKTLIDELNLLRESANAIQLRRNFEGSPMLYVPEVYSDYCSEGMMVMERIYGIPVSDVVALEKQGTNMKLLAERGVQVFFTQVFRDSFFHADMHPGNIFVSYEHPENPKYIGIDCGIVGSLNKEDKRYLAENFIAFFNRDYRKVAELHVDSGWVPPDTNVEEFEFAIRTVCEPIFEKPLSEISFGHVLLNLFNTARRFNMEVQPQLVLLQKTLLYVEGVGRQLYPQLDLWKTAKPFLESWIKDQVGIPALVRSLKEKGPFWIEKMPEIPELVYDSLRQSKNLQHSMDTIAHELKTSRARQGQSRYLFGIGATLLLSGTLLLINRPDWEMMPAWLMAAGVVVWLAGWRKTR
- the rfaH gene encoding transcription/translation regulatory transformer protein RfaH, coding for MQAWYLLYCKRGQLQRAQEHLERQSVNCLTPVITLEKMQRGKRALVSEPLFPNYLFVEFDPEVIHTTTISATRGVSHFVRFGASPATVPSTVIHQLSVYQQPEGITDPETPYAGDSVVITEGAFEGLQAIFSEPDGEARSMLLLNLLNKQVLQSVKNTDFRKV
- the tatA gene encoding Sec-independent protein translocase subunit TatA translates to MGGISIWQLLIIAVIVVLLFGTKKLGSIGSDLGASIKGFKKAMGDDESKQDKASQDADFTAKTIADKQDEAKKEDAKRHDKEQV
- the ubiJ gene encoding ubiquinone biosynthesis protein UbiJ; this encodes MPFKPLVTAGIENVLNAFLYRAPALKAARQRLNGKVLRIALKEFSTPLVLVFSERQLDVLGEWEGEADCAVITHMSVLPKLRDRQQLTALIRSGELEVEGDIQVVQNFVALSDLAEFDPAELLAPYIGDIAAEGIGKAIQGGTAILRKTLQRQQRYAAEVLTEEWRMAPGPLEVAWFAEETAAVERAVDALTKRLEKLEGK
- the ubiD gene encoding 4-hydroxy-3-polyprenylbenzoate decarboxylase, producing the protein MTNCMKYHDLRDFLALLEKQGELKRITLPVDPCLEMTEIADRTLRAGGPALLFENPKGYSMPVLCNLFGTPRRVAMGMGQEDVTALREVGKLLAFLKEPEPPKGFRDLFDKLPQFKQVLNMPTKRLRGAPCQQKVLEGDAVDLTKIPIMQCWPEDAAPLITWGLTVTCGPHKERQNLGIYRQQRIGKNKLIMRWLSHRGGALDFQEWCAAHPGERFPVSVALGADPATILGAVTPVPDTLSEYAFAGLLRGTKTEVVKCISNDLEVPASAEIVLEGYIEQGELAPEGPYGDHTGYYNEVDNFPVFTVTHITQRDDPIYHSTYTGRPPDEPAVLGVALNEVFVPILQKQFPEIVDFYLPPEGCSYRLAVVTIKKQYAGHAKRVMMGVWSFLRQFMYTKFVIVCDDDVNARDWNDVIWAITTRMDPARDTVLVENTPIDYLDFASPVSGLGSKMGLDATNKWPGETDREWGRPIEKDPAVTARIDAIWDELAIMSNGKTESDR
- the tatC gene encoding Sec-independent protein translocase subunit TatC — translated: MAVDDTQPLIAHLIELRKRLLNCIIAVFLIFLCLVYFANDIYQVVSAPLIKQMPLGATMIATDVASPFFTPIKLTFWVSLIASAPVILYQVWAFVAPALYRHERKLVIPLLVSSSLLFYIGMAFAYFVVFPLAFGFLTHTAPVGVQVSTDIASYLSFVMALFMAFGVAFEVPVAIVLLCWVGVTTPEDLRKKRPYILVGAFVVGMLLTPPDVFSQTLLAIPMYCLFEVGVFFSRFYVGKGRRQNEEDDESEQTTEE
- the udp gene encoding uridine phosphorylase, producing MSKSDVFHLGLTKNDLQGATLAIVPGDPERVEKIAALMDKPVKLAAHREFTTWRAELDGKAVIVCSTGIGGPSTSIAVEELAQLGIRTFLRIGTTGAIQPHINVGDVLVTTASVRLDGASLHFAPMEFPAVADFECTTALVDAAKSIGATTHVGVTASSDTFYPGQERYDTFSGRVVSRFKGSMEEWQSMGVMNYEMESATLLTMCASQGLRAGMVAGVIVNRTQQEIPNAETMKQTESHAVKIVVEAARRLI
- the ubiE gene encoding bifunctional demethylmenaquinone methyltransferase/2-methoxy-6-polyprenyl-1,4-benzoquinol methylase UbiE, producing the protein MVDDSQDTTHFGFQTVAKAQKADMVAHVFHSVAAKYDVMNDLMSFGIHRLWKRFTIDCSGVRRGQTVLDLAGGTGDLTAKFSRLVGETGRVVLADINDSMLKMGREKLRNIGVVGNVEYVQANAEALPFPDNTFDCITISFGLRNVTDKDKALRSMYRVLKPGGRLLVLEFSKPIIDPLSKAYDAYSFHVLPRIGELVANDAESYRYLAESIRMHPDQDTLKAMMQDAGLENVEYFNMTAGVVALHRGYKF
- the tatB gene encoding Sec-independent protein translocase protein TatB, producing the protein MFDIGFGELLLVFVIGLIVLGPQRLPVAVKTVAGWVRALRSLATTVQNELAQELKLQEFQDSLKKVEKASMDNLTPELKASMDELREAAESMKRSYSINDPEKASDEANTIHNPVVKGSEEQREGVTPSSAEHQAAAPEQTPQESEVKKPVQPEEPVVKAAEAKPAAPVSESSPSSSDKA
- the tatD gene encoding 3'-5' ssDNA/RNA exonuclease TatD; its protein translation is MFDIGLNLTSPQFAKDVDDVVARAFAAGVKGLLLTGTNLHESEQAQQLAQRYDHCWSTAGVHPHDSSHWTDRSAETLRQLAMTPEVVAIGECGLDFNRNFSTPDEQERAFTAQLALAAELEMPVFMHCRDAHERFLTLLEPWLDKLPGAVLHCFTGSRQEALECLQRGLYLGITGWVCDERRGLELRDLLPIIPADRLLVETDAPYLLPRDIKPKPASRRNEPAWLGHIVERVAHWRGDDPQWLSAQTDDNVRRLFGITF
- the rmuC gene encoding DNA recombination protein RmuC, encoding MDISILIYAVVALVSVGVGWLIASYQHAQQKADQLAEREEMVAELSAVKQQLAQSGHWRDECELLNNEVRNLRDINTSLEADLREVTTRLESTQLHAEDKIRQMINSEQRLSEQFENLANRIFEHSNRRVDEQNRQSLNSLLTPLREQLDGFRRQVQDSFGMEARERHTLAHEIRNLQQLNAQMAQEAINLTRALKGDNKAQGNWGEVVLTRVLEASGLREGHEYETQVSIENDARSRMQPDVIVRLPQGKDVVIDAKMTLVAYERYFNADDDYTRESALQEHIASVRNHIRLLGRKDYQQLPGLRSLDYVLMFIPVEPAFLLALDRQPELITEALKNNIMLVSPTTLLVALRTIANLWRYEHQSRNAQQIADRASKLYDKMRLFVDDMSSVGQSLDRAQDNYRQAMKKLASGRGNLLAQAEAFRSMGVEVKREINPELVEQATAQDEEFRLREGAGEQKTSSEDNDLAAGLSADEQPTRFYHGG